A single genomic interval of Pyrus communis chromosome 5, drPyrComm1.1, whole genome shotgun sequence harbors:
- the LOC137733883 gene encoding uncharacterized protein, which produces MAGLFDKQADLYLDSRPTYPTEWYSKLADLTPHHTLAWDVGTGNGQAAVSVAEHYEQVIGTDASESQLQRGMPHPRVRYAHTPLTITDDELIPLIGGENSVDLVTVAQAVHWFDLPKFYNLVSRLLRKPGGVLAVWCYNDIEVCPEFDPIMKRFHDTTLPFWDRNIQYIFDGYKTLPFPFQSVGFGCEGSPLPLDIPKKLSFQGFLNMVGSWSAVVTAKHQGVDLLPEKLVKEFSGAWGGSELVRSVTYKAFMLAGRV; this is translated from the exons ATGGCAGGATTGTTTGACAAGCAAGCAGATCTGTACTTGGATTCCAGGCCAACTTATCCGACGGAATGGTATTCCAAGCTAGCAGATCTCACCCCTCACCACACTCTCGCTTGGGATGTCGGAACCGGCAACGGCCAAGCCGCTGTCAGC GTTGCTGAGCACTATGAACAAGTAATTGGAACCGATGCGAGTGAATCACAGTTGCAGCGTGGAATGCCACATCCTCGTGTTCGATATGCCCACACACCGTTAACCATTACAGACGACGAATTAATACCATTGATCGGGGGCGAAAATTCAGTCGACCTGGTGACTGTGGCTCAAGCTGTGCACTGGTTCGACCTGCCAAAGTTTTACAATCTTGTTTCGCGGCTTCTGAGAAAGCCAGGAGGTGTGTTGGCCGTTTGGTGCTACAATGACATTGAAGTTTGTCCGGAATTTGATCCTATTATGAAGCGATTTCATGACACAACCCTGCCCTTTTGGGACCGTAACATCCAGTACATCTTTGATGGTTACAAGACGCTTCCATTTCCTTTTCAGAGTGTTGGTTTCGGATGCGAGGGGAGTCCATTGCCGCTGGACATTCCAAAGAAGCTGTCGTTCCAAGGGTTTTTGAACATGGTAGGGTCATGGTCTGCAGTCGTTACAGCCAAACACCAAGGCGTGGATTTGTTACCGGAAAAGCTGGTTAAAGAGTTTTCGGGTGCTTGGGGTGGCTCTGAATTGGTCAGGTCGGTCACCTACAAGGCTTTTATGCTTGCCGGAAGAGTTTAA
- the LOC137734417 gene encoding uncharacterized protein has protein sequence MANSGVDELVVQLNQTLELSTMEQGVKLVGKVFTHKTLNKWGVRNILRAAWKELGEVEIKWVRENVFIISVKDESVASRIIEQVPWAVMKKVFSVVKWPPELALEELVLDDVPFWVQIRGIPLGLASLENIQRVTKEAGKFLAMEDPGYARGFVRIRLLVDTEKPLFKGCWIMRDSNKETWVEFRYKRLQDFCYKCGRIGHINTECSAEMSGEGVVAYGEWIKAPLVRDVAISTRAEPVGRGNAGRPVRCADLASRLL, from the coding sequence ATGGCGAATAGTGGGGTGGATGAGCTGGTGGTACAACTGAACCAGACACTGGAGTTATCGACTATGGAGCAGGGAGTTAAATTGGTTGGGAAAGTCTTTACGCATAAAACATTGAACAAGTGGGGAGTCAGGAATATCCTCAGAGCGGCTTGGAAAGAGTTGGGTGAGGTGGAAATAAAATGGGTAAGGGAGAATGTCTTTATTATATCGGTCAAAGATGAAAGTGTAGCCTCAAGAATCATTGAGCAGGTTCCCTGGGCAGTGATGAAGAAGGTGTTCTCTGTTGTGAAATGGCCTCCGGAGCTCGCTCTGGAGGAACTGGTGTTGGATGATGTACCTTTTTGGGTTCAAATTCGGGGAATACCACTGGGTTTAGCTTCTCTAGAGAACATTCAGCGTGTAACCAAAGAGGCTGGGAAATTTTTAGCCATGGAGGATCCCGGTTACGCCAGAGGATTTGTGCGAATAAGATTATTAGTGGATACGGAGAAGCCGTTATTCAAGGGATGCTGGATTATGAGGGATTCAAATAAGGAAACCTGGGTGGAATTTCGGTATAAACGGCTCCAAGATTTCTGCTACAAGTGTGGGCGGATAGGACATATCAATACTGAATGCTCAGCGGAGATGTCTGGAGAAGGGGTGGTGGCGTATGGAGAGTGGATTAAGGCGCCGCTGGTAAGGGATGTGGCGATATCTACGAGAGCGGAGCCTGTGGGCAGGGGGAACGCCGGCAGGCCGGTGCGGTGCGCAGACCTGGCATCACGTCTGCTCTGA
- the LOC137734960 gene encoding ABC transporter G family member 6-like: MSSRVADNQISPFFTSMELDDFPRATHGASPSLGQLLKHVGDVRKEATGDGGETPAHHALGISDASLEPRSLPFVLSFNNLTYSVKVRRKFSLSGMLSGCNNRLGAATASDPISGGESVFSQTRTLLNDISGEAREGEILAVLGASGSGKSTLIDALANRIAKGSLKGAVSLNGEVLESRLLKVISAYVMQDDLLFPMLTVEETLMFAAEFRLPRALSKSKKKSRVQALIDQLGIRNAAKTIIGDEGHRGVSGGERRRVSIGIDIIHDPIILFLDEPTSGLDSTSAFMVVKVLQRIAQSGSIVVMSVHQPSYRILGLLDRLLFLTRGQTVYSGSPANLPSYFAEFGYPIPESENRTEFALDVIRELEGSPGGTKSLVEFNRTWQSKKHSNPNDASYRGASDARHVVPLQEAISASISRGKLVSGATNNNPSPNSMVPTFANPIWVEMAVLANRSMKNARRMPELFGIRLGTVMVTGFILATMFWNLDDSPKGVQERLGFIAFAMSTTFYTCADALPIFLQERYIFMRETAYNAYRRSSYVLSHSLVVLPSLVFLSIAFSVTTFWAVGLDGGLSGFLFYFLIIFASFWAGSSFVTFLSGVVPQVMLGYTIVVAILAYFLLFSGFFITRNRIPAYWIWFHYLSLVKYPYEGVLQNEFQNTAKCFVRGIQIFDNTPLGTVPDAMKLKLLDDMSETLGMRITRSTCLTTGADILEQQGVTDLSKWNCLWVTVAWGFLFRILFYFALLLGSKNKRR; the protein is encoded by the coding sequence ATGTCGTCTCGCGTGGCGGACAATCAGATATCGCCGTTTTTCACTTCCATGGAGCTAGACGACTTCCCACGCGCCACCCACGGCGCTTCGCCCTCGCTCGGCCAGCTACTGAAGCATGTTGGTGATGTACGCAAGGAGGCCACCGGCGACGGCGGCGAGACTCCGGCACACCATGCACTCGGCATCTCCGACGCCAGCCTCGAGCCTCGCTCCTTGCCATTCGTCCTCTCCTTTAACAACCTGACCTACAGTGTCAAGGTCCGCCGCAAGTTCAGCTTGTCCGGGATGTTATCCGGCTGCAATAACCGACTCGGCGCCGCCACGGCTTCCGACCCCATCAGCGGCGGAGAGAGTGTTTTCTCCCAGACGAGGACGCTGCTCAATGACATCTCGGGAGAAGCGCGCGAGGGCGAGATTCTTGCTGTTCTCGGCGCGAGCGGGTCGGGTAAATCCACCTTGATCGACGCCTTGGCGAATCGGATAGCGAAGGGAAGCTTGAAAGGCGCCGTTAGCTTAAACGGCGAGGTTCTTGAATCTCGGCTCCTGAAGGTGATTTCCGCTTACGTCATGCAGGACGACCTCCTCTTCCCGATGCTCACAGTCGAAGAGACACTCATGTTCGCCGCCGAGTTCCGCCTCCCCCGCGCGCTGTCAAAATCTAAGAAGAAGTCCCGCGTCCAGGCGTTGATCGACCAGCTCGGCATCCGGAACGCCGCGAAGACGATCATCGGTGACGAAGGCCACCGCGGAGTCTCCGGCGGGGAGCGACGCCGCGTTTCGATCGGAATCGACATCATCCACGACCCAATCATCCTCTTCCTCGACGAGCCGACCTCCGGCCTCGACTCCACCAGCGCATTCATGGTGGTGAAAGTCCTCCAGCGAATCGCTCAGAGCGGGAGCATTGTCGTGATGTCCGTACACCAGCCGAGTTACCGGATCCTCGGACTCCTGGACCGGTTACTCTTCCTGACCCGGGGTCAAACCGTTTACAGTGGTTCCCCCGCCAACTTACCTTCCTACTTCGCTGAGTTCGGGTACCCGATACCCGAGTCCGAGAACCGGACCGAGTTCGCCCTCGACGTAATCCGAGAACTCGAAGGCTCGCCCGGCGGGACCAAGAGCCTGGTGGAGTTCAACAGAACCTGGCAGAGCAAGAAGCACTCCAACCCTAACGACGCGTCGTACAGAGGAGCCTCCGACGCGCGACATGTCGTTCCTCTCCAGGAGGCGATAAGTGCGAGCATTTCTCGCGGGAAGTTGGTATCCGGAGCCACTAACAACAACCCGAGCCCGAACTCTATGGTTCCCACATTCGCGAACCCGATCTGGGTCGAGATGGCGGTGCTTGCCAACCGTTCAATGAAAAACGCCAGAAGAATGCCGGAGCTCTTCGGTATCCGGCTCGGCACTGTCATGGTCACCGGATTCATCCTCGCCACCATGTTCTGGAACCTCGACGACTCCCCGAAAGGTGTACAAGAACGCCTCGGATTCATCGCCTTCGCGATGTCCACAACCTTCTACACCTGCGCCGACGCCCTCCCCATCTTCCTCCAGGAACGCTACATCTTCATGCGCGAAACCGCCTACAACGCCTACCGCCGGTCCTCCTACGTGTTATCGCATTCTCTGGTGGTGCTGCCGTCGCTGGTTTTTCTCTCGATCGCGTTCTCAGTGACGACGTTTTGGGCGGTGGGACTCGACGGCGGACTGTCCGGGTTTCTGTTCTACTTTCTGATAATATTCGCGTCGTTTTGGGCGGGGAGTTCGTTCGTGACATTTCTCTCCGGGGTGGTCCCACAAGTGATGCTCGGGTACACAATCGTAGTGGCAATACTCGCCTACTTCCTCCTCTTCAGCGGCTTCTTCATCACGCGCAATAGAATCCCGGCGTACTGGATTTGGTTCCACTACTTGTCGTTGGTGAAGTATCCCTACGAGGGGGTGTTGCAGAACGAGTTTCAGAACACCGCGAAATGCTTCGTTCGCGGGATACAGATCTTCGACAACACGCCGCTGGGGACAGTGCCGGACGCGATGAAGCTGAAGCTGCTGGATGACATGAGCGAGACGCTGGGGATGCGGATCACGCGGTCCACGTGTCTGACGACGGGGGCGGATATTTTGGAGCAGCAGGGAGTGACGGACTTGAGCAAGTGGAACTGCCTGTGGGTGACGGTGGCTTGGGGGTTTCTGTTCAGGATTCTATTTTACTTTGCCTTGTTGCTTGGGAGCAAGAACAAGAggcggtaa
- the LOC137734419 gene encoding uncharacterized protein has translation MKDHRIIGVRRRLGYAHGFDVAPIGNSGGLSLWWEDNLEVSIILSSKHIIDAVMRVKGQTQWCRFTGVYGTSYRAEKSMYWEWMVNHFTPTDIPWICGGDLNEFMWDHEKSGGVEVLYNRPRFLEEFMSSSLLMDLGFQGPTFTWRGLRIGEWVEERLDRVLANEQWQQLWPNSLVMHGTAIASDHCPIILNSNLEGPRGRKMFRFEAFWVAEEECKNLVENCWECRHNGRCVDRWVRSLNDCRNRLSRWNRTKFKGRGCRIQDLLSQLDSLQRDWGPNFDEIREISRQIDELRLQEESYWCQRSRVKWLREGDANTQFFHSSTLQRRRRNKIVKLRAENGNWVDRPS, from the coding sequence ATGAAAGATCATAGAATTATTGGGGTAAGGAGGCGTCTGGGGTATGCTCATGGCTTTGATGTTGCGCCAATTGGAAATTCTGGTGGGTTGAGCTTGTGGTGGGAGGATAATTTGGAGGTTAGTATTATCCTTTCGTCCAAACATATCATTGATGCTGTGATGAGAGTTAAAGGGCAAACGCAATGGTGTCGGTTTACGGGTGTTTACGGGACTTCGTATAGAGCTGAGAAAAGTATGTACTGGGAATGGATGGTTAACCACTTTACCCCCACGGACATTCCTTGGATTTGCGGCGGGGACTTAAACGAATTCATGTGGGATCATGAGAAGTCTGGAGGAGTTGAGGTTTTGTACAACAGGCCTAGGTTTCTAGAAGAGTTTATGTCTTCCTCTCTGTTGATGGACTTGGGCTTCCAAGGGCCGACCTTTACGTGGAGAGGGTTGAGAATAGGGGAATGGGTGGAGGAGCGGTTAGACAGGGTCCTGGCGAATGAGCAGTGGCAGCAACTTTGGCCGAACTCCCTTGTTATGCACGGTACGGCTATTGCTTCGGATCACTGCCCAATTATTCTCAATTCTAATCTTGAAGGGCCGAGAGGAAGGAAGATGTTCAGGTTTGAGGCGTTTTGGGTGGCGGAGGAAGAGTGTAAGAATTTAGTGGAGAATTGCTGGGAATGTCGGCATAATGGCAGGTGTGTGGATAGATGGGTGAGATCTTTAAACGACTGCCGTAATCGTTTAAGTAGGTGGAATCGCACTAAATTTAAGGGGCGGGGCTGCAGGATCCAAGATCTTCTTTCCCAGTTAGATTCTCTCCAACGAGACTGGGGTCCAAACTTTGATGAGATAAGGGAGATATCTAGGCAGATTGATGAGTTAAGACTCCAAGAGGAGAGTTATTGGTGCCAGAGGTCGAGGGTAAAATGGTTGAGAGAGGGGGATGCTAACACTCAGTTTTTTCACTCTTCAACCCTTCAGAGGCGGAGGAGAAATAAGATTGTGAAGCTTAGGGCTGAGAATGGGAACTGGGTGGATCGTCCGTCTTAG
- the LOC137734991 gene encoding protein RDM16-like isoform X2 has protein sequence MEKDKSSKRDRRDRDRDYDKHRSRDADEKRSSKDSNYRHHHHRSDRDSKRERSREPRDHKSRRERSREPRDDGRDVSRDHRERSCEPRDEREGSRERSRHREAKRERSEEREESKRKRKERERSEGRDGEGDDLEDKKRSRVSEGERKERKRFEEDGHEVNGGQKKSRRFGDRRVKEEEGRENGEVVERRTELNVNASEVNVKKEEVGDDHIGNFQSVAATPNGIGRGAAMEPTMTSRIVPETSFAPIHPLPTKVSSIPTTNENKGVSITRSHEVHGKSSTDGTSSTAGKSANLSLGDVEKIKRTLQKQKELTEKLKKLNQLKKEGNLSKDASQNLELKEGLKPPATTAGLLHAPTPSTAVTTAASVATFDSSALPISAAAVPNFEAVKRAQALAAQMGFRQDPDFSPLINSFPGQVATDVAAPQKPTKAPVLRLDALGREIDEHGNLVNVTKPNNLSTLKVNINKQKKEAFQILKPELDVDPEENPHFDPDVGISKKFLRPKRMGFAFVEEGKWTRDAELIKLKSKFGEAQAKEQRAKQQQFAKAKAAPDINPNLIEVGERVITKEKPKDPIPEIEWWDVPLLHSGTYKEVVDGTVAEDKLKMEKITIYIEHPQPIEPPTEPAPPPPQPLKLTKKEQKKLRTQKRLAREKDRQEMIRQGLLEPPKPKVKMSNLMKVLGSEATQDPTRLEKEIRSAAAEREQAHVDRNIARKLTPAERREKKERKLFDDPNNVETIVSVYRINELSHPKARFKIDVNARENRLTGSCVISDGINVVVVEGGSKSIKRYAKVMLRRINWAEAVKEEEEDDDADDDKPPNKCVLVWQGSVARRSFNRFSVHECMTEAAARKVYADAGVAHYWDLAVNFQDDN, from the exons ATGGAGAAAGACAAGTCGAGCAAACGCGACCGCAGAGATCGAGACAGAGACTACGACAAACATCGCAGCCGTGATGCCGACGAAAAGCGATCGTCAAAGGACTCCAAttaccgccaccaccaccaccgatCGGACCGCGATTCCAAGCGCGAGCGCTCTCGCGAGCCCCGCGACCACAAATCTCGCCGCGAACGGTCGCGCGAGCCGCGCGACGACGGCCGGGATGTCTCGCGCGACCACCGTGAGCGGTCCTGCGAGCCAAGGGACGAGAGGGAAGGGAGCAGAGAGAGGTCCAGGCATCGGGAAGCGAAGCGCGAGAGGTCAGAGGAGCGAGAAGAATCGAAGCGTAAGAGGAAAGAAAGGGAGAGGAGTGAGGGTCGAGATGGCGAGGGTGATGATTTAGAAGATAAGAAGAGGTCTAGGGTTTCGGAGGGGGAGAGGAAAGAGAGGAAGCGATTCGAGGAAGATGGTCACGAAGTGAATGGTGGTCAGAAAAAGAGTAGGAGGTTTGGTGACCGCCGAGTAAAGGAGGAAGAGGGCAGAGAGAATGGCGAAGTTGTTGAACGGAGAACTGAATTGAATGTGAATGCGAGCGAGGTTAATGTTAagaaagaagaagttggggATGATCATATTGGCAATTTCCAGAGCGTGGCCGCCACCCCAAATGGGATTGGTCGG GGCGCTGCTATGGAACCTACTATGACATCTAGGATTGTGCCTGAGACCTCTTTCGCTCCCATTCATCCCCTTCCTACCAAGGTATCTTCAATTCCTACAACAAATGAAAATAAGGGAGTTAGTATTACCAGATCTCATGAGGTTCATGGAAAATCTAGTACAGATGGAACATCTTCAACTGCTGGGAAAAGTGCGAATCTGTCTCTTGGTGATGTTGAAAAAATCAAGAGAACTTTACAGAAGCAGAAGGAATTGACTGAGAAGCTGAAGAAGCTTAACCAG TTGAAGAAGGAAGGCAATTTAAGCAAAGATGCTAGCCAGAACTTGGAATTGAAGGAGGGACTGAAACCACCAGCTACTACTGCTGGGTTGCTACACGCACCGACCCCATCAACAGCTGTTACTACAGCTGCTTCTGTGGCAACATTTGACTCGTCTGCCCTACCCATATCTGCAGCAGCCGTTCCCAACTTTGAAGCTGTAAAACGTGCACAAGCACTTGCTGCTCAGATGGGGTTCCGTCAGGACCCTGATTTTTCTCCTCTCATAAACTCATTTCCAGGACAGGTGGCTACTGATGTTGCTGCCCCGCAGAAGCCTACTAAGGCCCCTGTTCTTCGTCTTGATGCTCTTGGAAGGGAAATAGATGAACATGGAAACTTAGTGAATGTGACGAAACCAAACAACCTCAGTACCCTAAAG GTCAACATTAACAAACAGAAGAAAGAAGCATTCCAGATTCTAAAACCTGAATTGGATGTGGATCCTGAAGAGAATCCTCATTTTGATCCGGACGTGGGCATCAGTAAAAAATTTTTGAGGCCAAAGAGGATGGGTTTCGCGTTTGTAGAGGAAGGAAAATGGACAAGAGATGCTGAGCTTATAAAATTAAAG AGTAAATTTGGAGAAGCACAAGCCAAAGAGCAAAGAGCAAAGCAGCAACAGTTTGCAAAGGCAAAGGCAGCGCCAGATATTAATCCAAATTTGATAGAAGTAGGGGAGAGAGTTATCACCAAAGAAAAACCAAAGGATCCAATTCCTGAAATTGAGTGGTG GGATGTGCCACTGTTGCACTCTGGTACTTATAAGGAAGTTGTTGATGGTACAGTAGCTGAAGATAaattaaagatggagaaaatCACAATCTATATTGAGCATCCTCAACCTATTGAGCCCCCTACTGAGCCAGCTCCTCCACCGCCTCAACCACTGAAGCTGACCAAGAAGGAACAGAAAAAACTACGAACACAGAAACGTCTGGCCAGAGAGAAAGATAGGCAGGAGATGATTAGACAAGGCCTGCTTGAGCCCCCAAAGCCAAAAGTTAAAATGAGTAATTTGATGAAGGTTCTTGGCTCTGAAGCAACCCAAGATCCAACCAGGCTTGAAAAGGAGATCCGGAGTGCAGCTGCTGAACGTGAACAAGCTCATGTAGACAGGAATATAGCACGGAAGCTCACTCCTGCCGAGCGTCgtgagaagaaagaaaggaagctTTTTGATGACCCTAATAACGTGGAGACCATCGTCTCAGTTTACCGGATCAACGAGCTGTCACATCCAAAGGCCCGCTTCAAGATAGATGTTAATGCGCGAGAGAACCGGCTGACTGGATCTTGTGTGATATCAGATGGTATTAATGTTGTGGTTGTTGAAGGTGGAAGCAAGTCTATCAAGAGGTATGCAAAGGTTATGCTTAGGCGCATAAACTGGGCTGAGGCAgtaaaagaagaggaagaagacgaTGATGCTGACGATGACAAGCCTCCTAACAAGTGCGTGTTAGTATGGCAAGGAAGTGTTGCAAGACGGAGCTTCAATAGGTTTTCTGTTCATGAATGCATGACTGAAGCTGCTGCCCGGAAGGTTTATGCTGATGCTGGCGTTGCTCATTACTGGGATCTTGCGGTCAACTTTCAAGATGATAATTAG
- the LOC137734991 gene encoding protein RDM16-like isoform X1 yields MEKDKSSKRDRRDRDRDYDKHRSRDADEKRSSKDSNYRHHHHRSDRDSKRERSREPRDHKSRRERSREPRDDGRDVSRDHRERSCEPRDEREGSRERSRHREAKRERSEEREESKRKRKERERSEGRDGEGDDLEDKKRSRVSEGERKERKRFEEDGHEVNGGQKKSRRFGDRRVKEEEGRENGEVVERRTELNVNASEVNVKKEEVGDDHIGNFQSVAATPNGIGRVGNGAAMEPTMTSRIVPETSFAPIHPLPTKVSSIPTTNENKGVSITRSHEVHGKSSTDGTSSTAGKSANLSLGDVEKIKRTLQKQKELTEKLKKLNQLKKEGNLSKDASQNLELKEGLKPPATTAGLLHAPTPSTAVTTAASVATFDSSALPISAAAVPNFEAVKRAQALAAQMGFRQDPDFSPLINSFPGQVATDVAAPQKPTKAPVLRLDALGREIDEHGNLVNVTKPNNLSTLKVNINKQKKEAFQILKPELDVDPEENPHFDPDVGISKKFLRPKRMGFAFVEEGKWTRDAELIKLKSKFGEAQAKEQRAKQQQFAKAKAAPDINPNLIEVGERVITKEKPKDPIPEIEWWDVPLLHSGTYKEVVDGTVAEDKLKMEKITIYIEHPQPIEPPTEPAPPPPQPLKLTKKEQKKLRTQKRLAREKDRQEMIRQGLLEPPKPKVKMSNLMKVLGSEATQDPTRLEKEIRSAAAEREQAHVDRNIARKLTPAERREKKERKLFDDPNNVETIVSVYRINELSHPKARFKIDVNARENRLTGSCVISDGINVVVVEGGSKSIKRYAKVMLRRINWAEAVKEEEEDDDADDDKPPNKCVLVWQGSVARRSFNRFSVHECMTEAAARKVYADAGVAHYWDLAVNFQDDN; encoded by the exons ATGGAGAAAGACAAGTCGAGCAAACGCGACCGCAGAGATCGAGACAGAGACTACGACAAACATCGCAGCCGTGATGCCGACGAAAAGCGATCGTCAAAGGACTCCAAttaccgccaccaccaccaccgatCGGACCGCGATTCCAAGCGCGAGCGCTCTCGCGAGCCCCGCGACCACAAATCTCGCCGCGAACGGTCGCGCGAGCCGCGCGACGACGGCCGGGATGTCTCGCGCGACCACCGTGAGCGGTCCTGCGAGCCAAGGGACGAGAGGGAAGGGAGCAGAGAGAGGTCCAGGCATCGGGAAGCGAAGCGCGAGAGGTCAGAGGAGCGAGAAGAATCGAAGCGTAAGAGGAAAGAAAGGGAGAGGAGTGAGGGTCGAGATGGCGAGGGTGATGATTTAGAAGATAAGAAGAGGTCTAGGGTTTCGGAGGGGGAGAGGAAAGAGAGGAAGCGATTCGAGGAAGATGGTCACGAAGTGAATGGTGGTCAGAAAAAGAGTAGGAGGTTTGGTGACCGCCGAGTAAAGGAGGAAGAGGGCAGAGAGAATGGCGAAGTTGTTGAACGGAGAACTGAATTGAATGTGAATGCGAGCGAGGTTAATGTTAagaaagaagaagttggggATGATCATATTGGCAATTTCCAGAGCGTGGCCGCCACCCCAAATGGGATTGGTCGGGTGGGTAAT GGCGCTGCTATGGAACCTACTATGACATCTAGGATTGTGCCTGAGACCTCTTTCGCTCCCATTCATCCCCTTCCTACCAAGGTATCTTCAATTCCTACAACAAATGAAAATAAGGGAGTTAGTATTACCAGATCTCATGAGGTTCATGGAAAATCTAGTACAGATGGAACATCTTCAACTGCTGGGAAAAGTGCGAATCTGTCTCTTGGTGATGTTGAAAAAATCAAGAGAACTTTACAGAAGCAGAAGGAATTGACTGAGAAGCTGAAGAAGCTTAACCAG TTGAAGAAGGAAGGCAATTTAAGCAAAGATGCTAGCCAGAACTTGGAATTGAAGGAGGGACTGAAACCACCAGCTACTACTGCTGGGTTGCTACACGCACCGACCCCATCAACAGCTGTTACTACAGCTGCTTCTGTGGCAACATTTGACTCGTCTGCCCTACCCATATCTGCAGCAGCCGTTCCCAACTTTGAAGCTGTAAAACGTGCACAAGCACTTGCTGCTCAGATGGGGTTCCGTCAGGACCCTGATTTTTCTCCTCTCATAAACTCATTTCCAGGACAGGTGGCTACTGATGTTGCTGCCCCGCAGAAGCCTACTAAGGCCCCTGTTCTTCGTCTTGATGCTCTTGGAAGGGAAATAGATGAACATGGAAACTTAGTGAATGTGACGAAACCAAACAACCTCAGTACCCTAAAG GTCAACATTAACAAACAGAAGAAAGAAGCATTCCAGATTCTAAAACCTGAATTGGATGTGGATCCTGAAGAGAATCCTCATTTTGATCCGGACGTGGGCATCAGTAAAAAATTTTTGAGGCCAAAGAGGATGGGTTTCGCGTTTGTAGAGGAAGGAAAATGGACAAGAGATGCTGAGCTTATAAAATTAAAG AGTAAATTTGGAGAAGCACAAGCCAAAGAGCAAAGAGCAAAGCAGCAACAGTTTGCAAAGGCAAAGGCAGCGCCAGATATTAATCCAAATTTGATAGAAGTAGGGGAGAGAGTTATCACCAAAGAAAAACCAAAGGATCCAATTCCTGAAATTGAGTGGTG GGATGTGCCACTGTTGCACTCTGGTACTTATAAGGAAGTTGTTGATGGTACAGTAGCTGAAGATAaattaaagatggagaaaatCACAATCTATATTGAGCATCCTCAACCTATTGAGCCCCCTACTGAGCCAGCTCCTCCACCGCCTCAACCACTGAAGCTGACCAAGAAGGAACAGAAAAAACTACGAACACAGAAACGTCTGGCCAGAGAGAAAGATAGGCAGGAGATGATTAGACAAGGCCTGCTTGAGCCCCCAAAGCCAAAAGTTAAAATGAGTAATTTGATGAAGGTTCTTGGCTCTGAAGCAACCCAAGATCCAACCAGGCTTGAAAAGGAGATCCGGAGTGCAGCTGCTGAACGTGAACAAGCTCATGTAGACAGGAATATAGCACGGAAGCTCACTCCTGCCGAGCGTCgtgagaagaaagaaaggaagctTTTTGATGACCCTAATAACGTGGAGACCATCGTCTCAGTTTACCGGATCAACGAGCTGTCACATCCAAAGGCCCGCTTCAAGATAGATGTTAATGCGCGAGAGAACCGGCTGACTGGATCTTGTGTGATATCAGATGGTATTAATGTTGTGGTTGTTGAAGGTGGAAGCAAGTCTATCAAGAGGTATGCAAAGGTTATGCTTAGGCGCATAAACTGGGCTGAGGCAgtaaaagaagaggaagaagacgaTGATGCTGACGATGACAAGCCTCCTAACAAGTGCGTGTTAGTATGGCAAGGAAGTGTTGCAAGACGGAGCTTCAATAGGTTTTCTGTTCATGAATGCATGACTGAAGCTGCTGCCCGGAAGGTTTATGCTGATGCTGGCGTTGCTCATTACTGGGATCTTGCGGTCAACTTTCAAGATGATAATTAG